The Burkholderia ubonensis genome has a window encoding:
- a CDS encoding ExeM/NucH family extracellular endonuclease: MRSTLRLFAPLLLLPALAAPVVAATAAPVSATCGGSATPIAEIQGPGAPSPLAGQNVSIEAVVTADFGGADGFGGFFVQQADAQRRNQPGVSEGLFVYAPKARATAGDLVHVTGKVEEKYGQTQLTLSGAIAVCANGQTVTPATLTLPVDAATAFAAYEGMLVRLPQTLTVTDNYELGRYGSVLLSNGRLRTPTSVVPPAQARSQIDANARNRLVLDDGSNKQNPASVPYPAPGLSAANTLRAGYTVRGVEGVLEMRYGAWRVQPVPGAAAPAFDARANPRTAAPARDRHANLRVASFNVLNYFNGNGLGGGFDDPANRGAKTYQEFVRQDAKIVSALKALDADVIGLMEIQNNGYGELSAVRQLAAKLGSRWRVVDPGAARLGGDAIAVALIYDSRTVEPVGRAATLAIDDKNRQPLAQTFRRVGGKHALTVVVNHLKSKNCPDATSDDLDQGDGQGCWNATRTRAAARLADWLAGTPTGASSQGVLLIGDFNSYTHEDPIRLLESRGYRNLVSRWIGANAYSYVYNGEAGYLDHALASLPLAAHVKAVHEWHINADEPVALQYTLAYKSAEQQRTWYAPDAYRSSDHDPVLVDIALPGRAR, translated from the coding sequence ATGCGCTCGACACTTCGCCTGTTTGCGCCGCTCCTGCTGCTGCCCGCGCTCGCCGCGCCCGTCGTTGCCGCCACCGCCGCGCCCGTCAGCGCGACTTGCGGCGGCAGCGCGACGCCGATCGCCGAGATCCAGGGGCCGGGCGCGCCGTCGCCGCTCGCCGGCCAGAACGTCTCGATCGAGGCGGTCGTCACCGCCGATTTCGGCGGCGCCGACGGCTTCGGCGGCTTCTTCGTCCAGCAGGCCGATGCGCAGCGCCGCAACCAGCCGGGCGTCTCCGAGGGGCTGTTCGTCTATGCGCCGAAGGCGCGCGCGACGGCCGGCGATCTCGTCCACGTGACCGGCAAGGTCGAGGAGAAATACGGGCAGACGCAGCTCACGCTGTCGGGCGCCATCGCGGTGTGCGCGAACGGCCAGACGGTCACGCCGGCGACGCTCACGCTGCCGGTCGACGCCGCGACCGCGTTCGCCGCGTACGAAGGCATGCTCGTGCGGCTGCCGCAGACGCTGACCGTCACCGACAACTACGAGCTCGGCCGCTACGGCAGCGTGCTGCTCAGCAACGGCCGCCTGCGCACGCCGACGAGCGTCGTGCCGCCCGCGCAGGCGCGGTCGCAAATCGACGCGAACGCGCGCAACCGGCTGGTCCTCGACGACGGCTCGAACAAGCAGAACCCGGCGAGCGTCCCGTATCCGGCGCCCGGGCTTTCCGCCGCGAACACGCTGCGCGCCGGCTACACGGTGCGCGGCGTCGAAGGCGTGCTCGAGATGCGCTACGGCGCATGGCGCGTGCAGCCGGTGCCCGGCGCGGCCGCGCCGGCGTTCGACGCGCGCGCGAATCCGCGCACCGCGGCGCCCGCGCGCGATCGGCACGCGAACCTGCGCGTGGCTTCGTTCAATGTCCTCAATTATTTCAACGGCAACGGCCTCGGCGGCGGCTTCGACGATCCGGCCAACCGCGGCGCGAAAACCTATCAGGAGTTCGTGCGCCAGGACGCGAAGATCGTCAGCGCGCTGAAGGCGCTCGACGCCGACGTGATCGGCCTGATGGAGATCCAGAACAACGGCTACGGCGAACTGAGCGCGGTGCGCCAGCTCGCGGCGAAGCTCGGCAGCCGCTGGCGCGTGGTCGATCCGGGCGCGGCGCGCCTCGGCGGCGACGCGATCGCGGTCGCGCTGATCTACGACAGCCGCACGGTCGAACCGGTCGGCCGCGCGGCGACGCTCGCGATCGACGACAAGAACCGCCAGCCGCTCGCGCAGACGTTCCGGCGCGTCGGCGGCAAGCATGCGCTGACGGTCGTGGTCAATCATCTGAAATCGAAGAATTGCCCGGACGCGACGAGCGACGATCTCGACCAGGGCGACGGCCAGGGCTGCTGGAACGCGACGCGCACGCGCGCGGCGGCCAGGCTCGCCGACTGGCTCGCCGGCACGCCGACCGGCGCGTCGAGCCAGGGCGTGCTGCTGATCGGCGATTTCAACAGCTACACGCATGAAGACCCGATCCGCCTGCTCGAGTCGCGCGGCTACCGGAACCTCGTGTCGCGCTGGATCGGCGCGAATGCGTACAGCTACGTCTACAACGGCGAAGCGGGCTATCTCGATCACGCGCTCGCGTCGCTGCCGCTCGCGGCGCACGTGAAGGCCGTGCACGAGTGGCACATCAACGCGGACGAGCCGGTCGCGCTGCAGTACACGCTCGCGTACAAGAGCGCCGAGCAGCAACGGACCTGGTACGCGCCCGACGCGTACCGCTCGTCGGATCACGATCCGGTGCTGGTCGACATCGCGCTGCCGGGCCGCGCGCGCTGA
- the glyA gene encoding serine hydroxymethyltransferase: protein MFNRTTSTVANVDPELWAAIQNENRRQEDHIELIASENYTSPAVMAAQGSQLTNKYAEGYPGKRYYGGCEYVDVVEQLAIDRVKALFGAEAANVQPNSGSQANQGVFFAMLKPGDTIMGMSLAHGGHLTHGSPVNMSGKWFNVVSYGLNESEDIDYEAAEKLAQEHKPKLIVAGASAFALKIDFERLAKIAKSVGAYLMVDMAHYAGLIAAGVYPNPVPHADFVTTTTHKSLRGPRGGVILMKAEYEKQINSAIFPGIQGGPLMHVIAAKAVAFKEALSPEFKAYQQKVVENARVLAETLVKRGLRIVSGRTESHVMLVDLRAKHITGKAAEAALGAAHITVNKNAIPNDPEKPFVTSGVRLGSPAMTTRGFGTAEAELVGNLIADVLDNPEDAATIERVRAQVADLTKRFPVYG from the coding sequence ATGTTCAATCGCACTACCAGCACCGTCGCGAACGTCGATCCGGAACTGTGGGCCGCCATCCAGAACGAGAACCGCCGCCAGGAAGATCACATCGAGCTGATCGCGTCGGAAAACTACACGAGCCCGGCCGTGATGGCCGCGCAGGGCTCGCAGCTCACGAACAAGTACGCCGAAGGCTACCCGGGCAAGCGCTACTACGGCGGCTGCGAATACGTCGACGTCGTCGAGCAGCTCGCGATCGACCGCGTGAAGGCACTGTTCGGCGCCGAAGCCGCGAACGTCCAGCCGAACTCGGGCTCGCAGGCGAACCAGGGCGTGTTCTTCGCGATGCTCAAGCCGGGCGACACGATCATGGGCATGAGCCTCGCGCACGGCGGCCACCTGACGCACGGCTCGCCCGTGAACATGTCGGGCAAGTGGTTCAACGTCGTCAGCTACGGCCTGAACGAAAGCGAAGACATCGACTACGAAGCGGCCGAGAAGCTTGCGCAGGAGCACAAGCCGAAGCTGATCGTCGCGGGCGCGTCGGCGTTCGCGCTGAAGATCGACTTCGAGCGTCTCGCGAAGATCGCGAAGTCGGTCGGCGCGTACCTGATGGTCGACATGGCGCACTACGCGGGCCTGATCGCCGCGGGCGTCTACCCGAACCCGGTGCCGCACGCCGATTTCGTCACGACCACGACCCACAAGAGCCTGCGCGGCCCGCGCGGCGGCGTGATCCTGATGAAGGCCGAGTACGAGAAGCAAATCAACTCGGCGATCTTCCCCGGCATCCAGGGCGGCCCGCTGATGCACGTGATCGCCGCGAAGGCGGTCGCGTTCAAGGAAGCGCTGTCGCCCGAGTTCAAGGCGTACCAGCAGAAGGTGGTCGAGAACGCGCGCGTGCTGGCCGAGACGCTGGTCAAGCGCGGCCTGCGCATCGTGTCGGGCCGCACCGAAAGCCACGTGATGCTGGTCGACCTGCGTGCGAAGCACATCACCGGCAAGGCGGCGGAAGCCGCGCTCGGCGCCGCGCACATCACGGTCAACAAGAACGCGATCCCGAACGATCCGGAAAAGCCGTTCGTGACGAGCGGCGTCCGTCTCGGCTCGCCGGCGATGACGACGCGCGGCTTCGGCACGGCCGAGGCGGAGCTGGTCGGCAACCTGATCGCCGACGTGCTCGACAACCCGGAAGATGCTGCGACGATCGAGCGCGTGCGCGCGCAAGTGGCCGACCTGACCAAGCGTTTCCCGGTCTACGGGTGA
- a CDS encoding S10 family serine carboxypeptidase-like protein: MKPDSSSTRSRAIRRARLAALGALTVATLVLAGCGGDDSSSVGASSLAQAAASRQAAAQQASSDATPAANQPYVDPVAYSMNATDGLAPAQVAEKAAVMHYQWKSGGTTIDYTTTTGHLTAQDANGNAEASMSYVAYTAPSTNGKPRPVTFVYNGGPGSSSIWLRLGSFAPTRVATPDPLFGSNWPNYPLVDNAESLIDTTDLVFIDPPGTGLSEAVLPNTNQKYWSSDADVNIMRDFIQRYLNVNGRSASPLYLYGESYGTPRTDMLALALESAGVHLTGIVLQSAILNYFADAVEAVAITQSTEGLLLDTDTVAGYLPGYAAVAEYFNQVSPAPVNPYLYALQTELFTTLIYNQLQRYSQSWVLSQLGIPDALGTPVFPSDATLKLWSIPSSLTMQALRGYFNANPFGTSLLPGTTIGRYDGRVSLPNSDPRLQTDGDPSDILISQSFTNALATQMPDYLGYTAPNATYLPLNDNIIQVWDFSHDGQPMPDTIPDLLGALQLNPKLQVLAENGLHDLATPFFNTEKQLARLQTVKGLNPKLQVNFFQGGHMTYLDDVARPQMKRDLMIFYQGRRIPTALTLHTLPPPWPDENPAGTPTGSAPGASAATTVAAAP, from the coding sequence ATGAAACCAGACAGCAGCAGTACCCGCAGTCGCGCCATACGCCGCGCCCGGCTGGCCGCGCTAGGCGCATTGACCGTCGCGACGCTCGTGCTGGCGGGCTGCGGCGGCGACGATTCGTCGTCGGTCGGCGCATCGAGCCTCGCGCAGGCGGCCGCGAGCCGGCAGGCCGCCGCGCAGCAGGCGAGCAGCGATGCGACGCCGGCGGCGAACCAGCCGTACGTCGACCCGGTCGCCTATTCGATGAACGCGACCGACGGCCTCGCGCCCGCGCAAGTCGCGGAGAAGGCGGCCGTGATGCACTACCAGTGGAAGTCCGGCGGCACCACGATCGACTACACGACGACCACCGGCCACCTGACCGCGCAGGACGCGAACGGCAACGCGGAAGCGTCGATGTCGTACGTCGCGTACACCGCGCCCAGCACGAACGGCAAGCCGCGGCCCGTCACGTTCGTCTATAACGGCGGGCCCGGCTCGTCGTCGATCTGGCTGCGGCTCGGCTCGTTCGCGCCCACGCGCGTCGCGACGCCCGACCCGCTGTTCGGCAGCAACTGGCCGAACTATCCGCTCGTCGACAACGCGGAGAGCCTGATCGACACGACCGACCTGGTGTTCATCGATCCGCCCGGAACCGGGCTGTCCGAAGCCGTGTTGCCGAACACGAACCAGAAGTACTGGAGCTCGGACGCGGACGTCAACATCATGCGCGACTTCATCCAGCGCTACCTGAACGTGAACGGCCGCAGCGCGTCGCCGCTCTACCTGTACGGCGAGTCGTACGGCACGCCGCGCACCGACATGCTGGCGCTCGCGCTCGAATCGGCCGGCGTGCACCTGACGGGCATCGTGCTGCAGTCGGCGATCCTCAACTACTTCGCCGATGCGGTGGAAGCGGTCGCGATCACGCAGTCGACCGAAGGGCTGCTGCTCGACACCGATACCGTGGCCGGTTACCTGCCCGGCTACGCGGCCGTCGCCGAATACTTCAACCAGGTGTCGCCGGCGCCGGTGAATCCGTATCTGTATGCGTTGCAGACGGAGCTGTTCACCACGCTGATCTACAACCAGCTGCAGCGGTATTCGCAGTCGTGGGTGCTCAGCCAGCTCGGCATTCCGGATGCGCTCGGCACACCGGTGTTCCCGAGCGATGCGACGCTCAAGCTGTGGTCGATCCCGTCGAGCCTCACGATGCAGGCGCTGCGCGGCTACTTCAACGCGAATCCGTTCGGCACGAGCCTGCTGCCCGGCACGACGATCGGCCGCTACGACGGACGCGTGTCGTTGCCGAATTCCGATCCGCGCTTGCAGACCGACGGCGATCCGTCGGACATCCTGATCTCGCAGTCGTTCACGAACGCGCTCGCGACGCAGATGCCCGATTACCTCGGCTATACCGCGCCGAACGCGACCTACCTGCCGCTGAACGACAACATCATCCAGGTGTGGGACTTCTCGCACGACGGCCAGCCGATGCCCGACACGATCCCCGATCTGCTCGGCGCGCTGCAGCTCAACCCGAAGCTGCAGGTGCTCGCGGAGAACGGCCTGCACGATCTGGCGACGCCGTTCTTCAACACCGAGAAGCAGCTCGCTCGTCTGCAGACGGTGAAGGGTTTGAATCCGAAGCTGCAGGTGAATTTCTTCCAGGGCGGCCACATGACGTATCTCGACGACGTCGCGCGCCCGCAGATGAAGCGCGATCTGATGATCTTCTATCAGGGCCGGCGGATTCCGACCGCGCTGACGCTGCATACGCTGCCGCCGCCGTGGCCGGACGAGAACCCGGCCGGCACGCCGACCGGCAGCGCCCCGGGCGCGAGCGCCGCGACCACGGTGGCCGCGGCGCCGTAA
- a CDS encoding sodium:calcium antiporter produces MTLMLVELAFMLIVILIAAELFTNALEHLGERLKISEGVTGSLFAAVGTALPETTVPLLALIGGTSNAAVNEEIGVGAILGAPLMLATLTTFLMTLAVIRSRGVTGTIAPERSGFVRDLNYFIAAFTLATVAMFVPHHVWAVRAMLGAMLVGIYVMYVVMTLRASTQLVDAGHGTEAPHTMFLSRTGLPTNLATIALQLAVGVALLVGGAKGFIHGVDGVSQLLGISPLLLSLIIVPIATELPEKVNSVLWIRRSKDTLAFGNITGAMVFQGTLLPAIGIMLTPWEPRAEVLTGVVITLAAAVWLRVNARARGLAIWALLANGAGYAGYLYVTLTR; encoded by the coding sequence ATGACGTTGATGCTCGTCGAACTGGCGTTCATGCTGATCGTCATCCTGATCGCCGCCGAACTCTTCACCAATGCGCTCGAACATCTCGGCGAACGCCTGAAGATCTCCGAAGGCGTGACGGGTTCGCTGTTCGCGGCCGTCGGCACCGCGCTGCCCGAGACGACGGTGCCGCTGCTCGCGCTGATCGGCGGCACGTCGAACGCCGCGGTGAACGAGGAAATCGGCGTCGGCGCGATTCTCGGCGCGCCGCTGATGCTCGCGACGCTCACCACCTTCCTGATGACGCTCGCCGTGATCCGCTCGCGCGGCGTGACCGGCACCATCGCACCCGAGCGCAGCGGCTTCGTGCGCGACCTGAACTACTTCATCGCCGCGTTCACGCTCGCGACGGTCGCGATGTTCGTCCCGCATCACGTCTGGGCGGTGCGCGCGATGCTCGGCGCGATGCTGGTCGGCATCTACGTGATGTACGTGGTGATGACGCTGCGCGCGTCGACGCAGCTCGTCGACGCCGGGCACGGCACCGAGGCGCCGCACACGATGTTCCTGTCGCGCACCGGGCTGCCGACCAATCTGGCGACCATCGCGCTGCAGCTCGCCGTCGGCGTCGCGCTGCTGGTCGGCGGCGCGAAGGGCTTCATTCACGGCGTCGACGGCGTGTCGCAACTGCTCGGCATCTCGCCGCTGCTGCTGTCGCTGATCATCGTGCCGATCGCGACCGAGCTGCCGGAGAAGGTCAACAGCGTGCTGTGGATTCGCCGCTCGAAGGACACGCTCGCGTTCGGCAACATCACCGGCGCGATGGTGTTCCAGGGCACGCTGCTGCCGGCGATCGGCATCATGCTGACGCCGTGGGAGCCGCGCGCCGAAGTGCTGACCGGCGTGGTCATCACGCTCGCGGCGGCAGTGTGGCTGCGCGTCAATGCGCGGGCGCGCGGGCTCGCGATCTGGGCGCTGCTCGCGAACGGCGCCGGCTACGCCGGCTATCTGTACGTGACGCTCACGCGTTGA
- a CDS encoding glutathione S-transferase C-terminal domain-containing protein codes for MKLYHAPGSCSQAICIVLREAQFDAQIVTVDARRHRFDDGRDYRAVNELGYVPLLVLDDGTTLREGPVIAQYLADRRPEAGLAPAYGTLARYRLMEWLNFLGTEIHKGFIPLLYAVQAGKYVDPVRRKLDSRFAWIDRQLDGHTYLTGDTFTIADAYLFALTGWGKAGWLRSVYDADIDLSRHANLRSWYERVRARAAVQQVLQADGLANAA; via the coding sequence ATGAAGCTCTATCACGCTCCCGGCAGCTGCTCGCAGGCGATCTGCATCGTGCTGCGCGAAGCGCAATTCGACGCGCAGATCGTCACGGTGGACGCGCGCCGGCATCGGTTCGACGATGGCCGCGACTATCGTGCCGTGAACGAACTCGGCTACGTGCCGCTGCTCGTGCTCGACGACGGCACCACGCTGCGCGAAGGCCCCGTGATCGCGCAGTATCTGGCCGACCGGCGCCCCGAAGCCGGACTCGCGCCGGCATACGGAACGCTCGCGCGCTACCGGCTGATGGAATGGCTGAACTTCCTCGGCACGGAGATCCACAAGGGGTTCATTCCGTTGCTGTACGCGGTACAGGCGGGCAAATACGTCGATCCGGTGCGCCGGAAGCTCGACAGCCGCTTTGCATGGATCGACCGGCAGCTCGACGGCCACACGTATCTGACGGGCGACACCTTCACGATCGCCGATGCGTATCTGTTCGCGCTGACCGGCTGGGGCAAGGCCGGCTGGCTGCGCTCGGTGTACGACGCGGACATCGACCTGAGCCGCCATGCGAACCTGCGCAGCTGGTACGAGCGTGTGCGGGCGCGGGCGGCCGTACAGCAGGTGCTGCAGGCCGACGGGCTGGCGAACGCCGCCTGA